Proteins from one Amycolatopsis benzoatilytica AK 16/65 genomic window:
- a CDS encoding IS5 family transposase (programmed frameshift), with protein MVDRLSLRLVPDELWDLVEPLIPAFVARPQGGGTAPLEPRQVFTAIVYVLTSGCAWRDLPPSFGVPFQTAHRRFTQWTEQGLWRELHHVLLDELGSRGLLDWSRAIVDGACVRAKKGGSLTGPSPVDRGKPGSKIHVLSDRGGLPLTVAISAANTHDSHALKPLVMAIPAVKSRRGPRRGRPGKLHADKAYDQPALRRWVAAHGIGVRIARKGIESAEKLGKHRWVIERTMAWFTGYRRLTLRYERKAGHFLAFLQLGAAVTCWKKLRKLTT; from the exons GTGGTTGATCGTTTGTCGTTGCGGCTTGTGCCGGACGAGTTGTGGGACCTGGTGGAGCCGTTGATTCCCGCGTTCGTAGCGCGCCCCCAAGGTGGCGGGACCGCGCCATTGGAGCCGCGGCAGGTGTTCACCGCGATCGTGTATGTGCTGACCAGCGGGTGCGCGTGGCGGGATCTGCCGCCCTCGTTCGGGGTGCCGTTCCAGACCGCGCACCGTCGCTTCACACAGTGGACCGAGCAGGGGCTGTGGCGCGAGCTCCACCATGTTCTCCTTGACGAACTTGGTAGCAGGGGTTTGCTCGACTGGAGTCGCGCGATCGTGGACGGTGCCTGTGTTCGCGCGA AAAAAGGGGGATCGCTAACGGGTCCCAGCCCTGTCGACCGGGGCAAGCCGGGCTCGAAGATCCACGTCCTGTCCGATCGGGGTGGGCTGCCGCTCACGGTCGCGATCTCCGCCGCGAACACCCACGACTCGCACGCGCTCAAACCGCTGGTCATGGCCATCCCTGCGGTGAAATCCCGCCGCGGCCCCCGGCGGGGCCGACCTGGCAAGCTGCACGCGGACAAGGCTTACGACCAACCCGCACTGCGACGCTGGGTAGCGGCGCACGGCATCGGCGTGCGGATCGCCCGCAAGGGCATCGAATCCGCCGAGAAACTCGGCAAGCACCGCTGGGTGATCGAGCGGACCATGGCCTGGTTCACCGGATACCGGCGCCTGACCCTGCGCTACGAACGCAAAGCCGGACACTTTCTCGCATTCCTCCAACTCGGAGCCGCAGTGACCTGCTGGAAGAAACTCCGAAAACTCACCACATGA
- a CDS encoding type I polyketide synthase has translation MLANAAVETTGDEPIAIVGISFRFAPDLDTPERFWNFLNQEQSAVRQVPPQRWEPYGSQSPEVGAILRRTTQLGCYLDDITGFDANFFGVTPREAEFIDPQQRLMLELSWMALEHAGIAPTGLRGTDAGVFFGVSAYDYGKRLLDDIPGLQAWALNGAGLFGIANRVSYTLDLQGPSLSIDTACAGSLTAIHTACQNLWRRETQLALAGGVNLMAGPSFAVALDAAGATSPRGQSRAFDADADGYGRGEGAGIVVLKRLSDAQHDGDRVLALIRGGGLFQDGRTNGMMMPNGDAQESLLRQVCERTGIDPLTVDYVEAHGTGTPTGDPLEANAIANVYGKNRPAGRPCRIGSVKPNIGHLEAGAGVAGLIKTVLALQNEQIPPSPHDKPTPAVDWANSGLELVAEPTPWKRGKRVRRAGVSSYGIGGTISHVILEEAPTAPKTKTKRKHDEATFEVRQRVFSFSARSEAGARALAGKLANWLETHPETPIDAVGATLARRRAHLTWRGAAVASSRDKLISELRAVAGSEPTSNTVLSRADADTNPVWVFSGAGAQWAGMGRQLLKTEPVFAYVIDMLEPIMQSEAGFSIRQAIADGDWSNIAITHPTTFAIQVGLAMLWRTRGVQPAAVIGHSVGEYAASVAAGAVDIRDSAKAVCRRSVLVRRTEGTGAMAMVPLPFDEAERRLHGRDDVVAAISASPTSTVISGGRDAVTAVAEEWTNEGLMVRRVDTEVPFHSDHMDQLLPELTDQLRDIASREPVVPFYSTSQDDPRGNVPLDGTYWVGNLRNPVHFLEAVQAAINDGHTKFLEISTHPIVAHSIRETLEAANVDATVHTSLRRDREQHQLLVNLAELHCSGGNLDWTRLYPNDAFVELPTMAWQRQQYWVETIRTGGARGGGHAPDSHTLIGGRTWVSGASLISMWETHLDYDSRPYPNEHPVHGVEIVPAAVLLSTFMTAGDNAALTDVELRIPVVVEVPRTLQVVLQEGTLRLASRTDGSDDEAWLTHTTAALDHTAQVSTQYLDEPAIKRVGSGEEWTWERFDEWFRARGVDGYGFPWKVESLHRNDRELLASMQCDGGSWAEVLDGALTITPLLLPDDELTRMPSNIRRFVVAGNPLSRLLVHAWTSEEAPDTVDVLIANEDGRVVAEITGLRFGVLDGAPGTMAGPRDLVHEITWEPFAIEQGTDLPEWAVVVGTDEVASALAKRLDDQGILCRQVPKADDIPEPGPGEYGLVVIAPGPDTGADPVDQAERATWSLIRATQRIPRTAGANVPRLWCLTRGVRAGRDRTALAHRSLWGAARIISGERPDLWGGLVDVDPDVTNPEERALALLLSTPAPGEDIYSATSDSYHVERMIPVEREPERPELECRPDGTYLVTGGLGAIGLQVARWLVGLGARRIVLAGRNGLPPRNEWDTVTDPTTRERIDAVRALEHLGATVRVVALDVADPNQVAEALTPEALGLPPIRGVVHAAGVVNDALAEHMDTAGLARTMRPKARGAMVLHEQFPPGTLDFFVLFSSSGQFARTSGVVTYAAANSFLDAVADYRRANGGRDVVSVAWMAWLGTGMASDIASSMAEANANGIDGFTPDEAFQAWQFLSRIDLPYFVVLRPVPVPDNVPRPAVLTELTTATGDGPTESTSILEEWAGLSEDELLAHVRDDLVNQVAEELKQPAADVDVRRPLPESGVDSVMAVSMRARLQRRYGLSLPPTILWDHPTIPALAEHVTELLKTSAAA, from the coding sequence ATGTTGGCCAACGCTGCGGTCGAAACCACCGGCGATGAACCGATCGCCATCGTCGGGATCAGCTTCCGATTCGCCCCGGACCTCGACACTCCCGAACGCTTCTGGAACTTTCTGAACCAAGAGCAGAGCGCGGTCCGCCAGGTACCCCCGCAGCGGTGGGAACCGTACGGCTCCCAAAGCCCCGAGGTGGGCGCGATCCTCCGTCGCACCACCCAGCTCGGCTGCTACCTCGACGACATCACCGGCTTCGACGCCAACTTCTTCGGCGTCACACCCCGCGAAGCCGAGTTCATCGACCCGCAACAGCGTCTGATGCTGGAACTGTCGTGGATGGCGCTCGAACACGCCGGGATCGCGCCGACCGGGCTGCGCGGCACCGACGCCGGTGTGTTCTTCGGCGTCAGCGCCTACGACTACGGAAAGCGCCTGCTAGACGACATCCCCGGGCTCCAGGCGTGGGCACTCAACGGCGCTGGCCTGTTCGGCATCGCCAACCGAGTCTCCTACACGCTCGACCTCCAAGGCCCCAGCCTCTCCATCGACACCGCCTGCGCCGGATCGCTCACCGCGATCCACACCGCGTGCCAAAACCTGTGGCGCAGGGAAACCCAACTCGCCCTGGCCGGTGGCGTGAACCTGATGGCTGGGCCCTCGTTCGCGGTGGCCCTCGACGCCGCCGGAGCCACCTCCCCACGCGGACAGAGCCGCGCGTTCGACGCGGACGCCGATGGCTACGGACGCGGCGAAGGCGCCGGGATCGTTGTCCTCAAACGCCTCAGCGACGCACAACACGACGGTGACCGCGTCCTCGCGCTGATCCGTGGTGGCGGCCTGTTCCAGGACGGCCGCACCAACGGGATGATGATGCCCAACGGCGACGCGCAAGAGAGCCTGCTGCGCCAGGTCTGCGAACGAACCGGAATCGACCCCCTTACCGTCGACTACGTCGAAGCCCACGGCACCGGAACCCCCACTGGCGACCCGCTCGAAGCCAACGCGATCGCCAACGTCTACGGCAAGAACCGTCCCGCCGGGCGACCGTGCCGAATCGGGTCAGTCAAGCCGAATATCGGCCACCTTGAAGCCGGTGCCGGTGTCGCCGGGCTGATCAAGACCGTGCTTGCGTTGCAGAACGAGCAGATCCCGCCGAGCCCGCACGACAAGCCCACTCCCGCTGTGGACTGGGCGAACTCCGGACTGGAGCTCGTTGCCGAACCCACCCCGTGGAAGCGCGGGAAACGCGTCCGCCGCGCTGGGGTGTCCTCGTACGGGATCGGCGGAACCATATCGCACGTCATCCTCGAAGAAGCCCCCACCGCCCCCAAGACCAAGACGAAGAGGAAGCACGACGAGGCGACCTTCGAGGTTCGTCAGCGCGTGTTCTCGTTCTCCGCAAGGTCCGAAGCCGGAGCGCGGGCGCTCGCGGGCAAGCTCGCCAACTGGCTCGAAACCCACCCCGAGACCCCCATCGACGCCGTCGGTGCGACGCTGGCGCGGCGACGCGCGCACCTGACCTGGCGCGGCGCAGCGGTCGCCAGTAGCCGGGACAAGCTGATCAGCGAGCTGCGCGCGGTCGCCGGCAGCGAACCCACCAGCAACACCGTCCTCTCCCGCGCCGACGCCGACACCAACCCGGTCTGGGTGTTCTCCGGCGCCGGTGCCCAATGGGCCGGGATGGGGCGTCAACTCCTGAAGACCGAGCCGGTCTTTGCGTACGTGATCGACATGCTGGAACCGATCATGCAGAGCGAAGCCGGGTTCTCCATCCGTCAGGCGATCGCCGACGGCGACTGGAGCAACATCGCGATCACCCACCCCACGACGTTTGCAATCCAAGTCGGGCTGGCCATGCTGTGGCGCACGCGCGGTGTCCAACCGGCCGCCGTGATCGGCCACTCGGTCGGCGAGTACGCCGCCTCCGTAGCCGCCGGAGCAGTCGACATCCGGGACTCAGCCAAGGCCGTGTGCCGCCGGTCCGTGCTGGTGCGCCGCACCGAGGGAACCGGCGCGATGGCCATGGTCCCACTCCCGTTCGACGAGGCCGAACGCCGCCTCCACGGTCGCGACGATGTCGTGGCGGCGATCTCCGCCAGCCCCACATCAACGGTGATCTCCGGTGGCCGCGACGCCGTCACCGCCGTTGCTGAGGAGTGGACCAACGAAGGTCTGATGGTGCGGCGCGTCGACACCGAGGTGCCGTTCCACAGCGACCATATGGACCAGCTACTCCCCGAGCTAACCGACCAGTTGCGCGACATCGCCTCCCGCGAACCGGTCGTGCCGTTCTACAGCACCTCACAGGACGACCCCCGAGGGAACGTGCCGTTGGATGGCACCTACTGGGTCGGCAACCTGCGCAACCCCGTGCACTTCCTCGAAGCCGTCCAGGCCGCGATCAACGACGGGCATACGAAATTCCTGGAGATCTCCACCCACCCGATCGTCGCGCACTCCATCCGGGAGACCTTGGAGGCCGCGAACGTCGACGCCACGGTGCACACGAGCCTGCGCCGCGACCGGGAGCAGCACCAGTTGTTGGTGAACCTAGCGGAGCTGCACTGCTCCGGCGGCAACCTCGACTGGACCCGCCTGTACCCGAACGACGCATTCGTTGAGCTGCCCACGATGGCCTGGCAGCGTCAGCAGTACTGGGTGGAGACCATCCGGACAGGCGGTGCGCGGGGCGGCGGACACGCCCCGGACAGTCACACCCTGATCGGTGGGCGGACCTGGGTCAGCGGCGCATCCCTGATCAGCATGTGGGAGACGCACCTCGACTACGACTCCCGCCCGTACCCGAACGAGCACCCGGTCCACGGCGTGGAAATCGTGCCCGCCGCTGTCCTGCTCAGCACGTTCATGACAGCAGGCGACAACGCCGCCCTCACCGACGTCGAACTCCGCATCCCGGTCGTCGTCGAAGTCCCCCGAACCCTCCAAGTCGTGCTCCAAGAAGGCACCCTCAGGTTGGCCTCCCGCACCGACGGCAGCGACGACGAAGCATGGCTCACCCACACCACCGCCGCCCTCGACCACACCGCCCAAGTCTCGACCCAGTACCTCGACGAGCCCGCGATCAAGCGGGTCGGCAGCGGCGAAGAGTGGACCTGGGAACGCTTCGACGAGTGGTTCCGCGCCCGGGGAGTCGACGGCTACGGATTCCCGTGGAAAGTCGAAAGCCTGCACCGCAACGACCGGGAACTCCTTGCCTCCATGCAGTGCGACGGCGGCAGCTGGGCCGAAGTGCTCGACGGGGCATTGACGATCACCCCGCTGCTGCTGCCCGACGACGAACTCACCCGGATGCCCTCCAACATCCGCCGTTTCGTCGTCGCCGGAAACCCGCTAAGCCGCCTGCTGGTGCACGCCTGGACCTCCGAGGAAGCCCCCGACACCGTCGACGTGCTCATCGCCAACGAGGACGGCCGGGTCGTCGCCGAAATCACTGGACTCCGTTTCGGCGTGCTCGACGGCGCACCCGGCACGATGGCCGGACCCCGCGACCTCGTCCACGAGATCACCTGGGAACCCTTCGCTATCGAGCAGGGCACCGACCTTCCGGAATGGGCCGTGGTTGTCGGCACCGACGAAGTAGCATCCGCGCTTGCGAAGCGCCTGGACGACCAAGGCATCCTGTGCCGCCAGGTCCCCAAAGCCGACGACATCCCCGAACCCGGCCCCGGCGAATACGGGCTGGTCGTGATCGCACCCGGCCCCGACACCGGCGCCGACCCCGTTGACCAAGCCGAACGCGCAACATGGTCGCTGATCCGCGCCACCCAGCGGATTCCGCGCACCGCAGGAGCGAACGTGCCGCGGCTGTGGTGCCTCACCCGAGGCGTCCGAGCAGGCCGCGACCGCACCGCGCTCGCGCACCGGTCACTGTGGGGTGCCGCGCGGATCATCTCCGGCGAACGCCCCGACCTGTGGGGTGGGCTGGTCGACGTCGACCCGGACGTGACCAACCCCGAGGAACGCGCACTCGCCCTCCTGCTGTCCACCCCCGCCCCGGGGGAGGACATCTACTCCGCGACCAGCGACAGCTACCACGTGGAACGCATGATCCCCGTGGAACGCGAACCTGAACGACCGGAGCTAGAGTGCCGACCGGACGGCACCTACCTGGTCACCGGTGGGCTCGGCGCCATCGGTCTCCAAGTCGCGAGGTGGCTCGTCGGACTCGGCGCGCGCCGCATCGTCCTCGCCGGACGAAACGGCCTACCGCCCCGCAACGAGTGGGACACGGTCACCGACCCCACCACCCGGGAACGGATCGACGCCGTCCGCGCGCTGGAACACCTCGGCGCGACCGTTCGCGTCGTCGCCCTCGACGTCGCCGACCCCAACCAGGTGGCCGAGGCGCTGACGCCGGAAGCGCTGGGGTTGCCGCCGATCCGAGGCGTGGTGCACGCAGCAGGCGTGGTCAACGACGCGCTCGCCGAACACATGGACACTGCCGGTCTGGCCCGCACCATGCGCCCGAAGGCACGTGGCGCGATGGTGCTCCACGAACAGTTCCCGCCCGGAACTCTGGACTTCTTCGTGCTGTTCTCCTCATCCGGTCAGTTCGCCCGCACCAGCGGCGTGGTCACCTACGCGGCAGCGAACTCGTTCCTCGACGCAGTCGCCGACTACCGGCGCGCCAACGGGGGCCGCGACGTGGTCAGCGTGGCGTGGATGGCGTGGCTGGGCACCGGCATGGCCAGCGACATCGCCAGCAGCATGGCCGAAGCCAACGCGAACGGCATCGACGGGTTCACCCCCGACGAGGCGTTCCAGGCATGGCAGTTCCTGTCTAGGATCGATCTGCCGTACTTCGTTGTGCTCCGCCCCGTGCCGGTCCCGGACAACGTTCCGCGTCCGGCGGTGCTGACCGAACTCACCACCGCCACCGGTGACGGACCGACTGAAAGCACGTCAATCCTGGAGGAATGGGCGGGGCTGTCCGAGGACGAACTCCTCGCCCACGTCCGTGACGACCTCGTCAACCAGGTCGCCGAAGAGCTCAAACAGCCAGCTGCCGATGTCGATGTCCGGCGACCGCTACCGGAAAGCGGCGTTGACTCGGTGATGGCGGTGTCGATGCGAGCGCGGTTGCAGCGACGGTACGGGCTTTCCCTGCCGCCGACGATCCTGTGGGACCATCCCACCATCCCAGCCCTGGCCGAGCACGTGACCGAGCTGCTGAAGACGTCCGCAGCAGCGTAG
- a CDS encoding NUDIX hydrolase produces the protein MKLIDIFNDRYEPVGTEDKKTAHAKGLWHRTFSALAVNPTTQRVVLQKKAPGRYSFDRPDYADITVGGHYQAGETIPDGVREVYEELGLPVAYGDLHPIGLRQTAVTLAPDYIEREFQHWHLIPLDVALEDIPLADAEVSGLVDIALDDAITLAEGGTDTVPARYATRTDTGLAYSEATLTTADLIPNYLTLDQLYLRLFVAARRFCAGERTHLFW, from the coding sequence GTGAAGCTGATCGACATCTTCAACGACCGCTACGAACCCGTCGGCACCGAGGACAAGAAGACCGCCCACGCCAAGGGCTTGTGGCACCGCACCTTCTCCGCGCTCGCCGTCAACCCCACCACCCAGCGCGTGGTCCTCCAGAAGAAGGCTCCGGGCCGGTACAGCTTCGACCGGCCCGACTACGCCGACATCACCGTCGGCGGCCACTACCAGGCCGGCGAGACCATCCCCGACGGCGTGCGCGAGGTCTACGAGGAATTGGGGCTGCCCGTCGCCTACGGCGACCTGCACCCGATCGGCCTGCGGCAGACCGCCGTCACCCTCGCCCCCGACTACATCGAACGCGAGTTCCAGCACTGGCACCTGATCCCGCTGGACGTGGCGTTGGAAGACATCCCGCTCGCTGACGCCGAGGTGTCCGGCCTGGTGGACATCGCGCTGGACGATGCGATCACGCTCGCCGAGGGCGGCACCGACACCGTGCCCGCCCGCTACGCCACCCGAACCGACACCGGCCTTGCCTACAGCGAGGCCACCCTGACCACTGCCGACCTGATCCCCAACTACCTCACACTCGATCAGCTCTACCTGCGCCTGTTCGTCGCCGCGCGCCGGTTCTGCGCTGGTGAACGCACGCACCTGTTCTGGTGA
- a CDS encoding sugar phosphate nucleotidyltransferase — protein sequence MRRAGWTAVVTAAGHATRFRPFSAIVPKEMLPVGHRPAVHHVIAECVGAGAATVVVATRPDDLVVPAYLAMLREDGVPVEAVAEDLGHGYGNGTPLLTLRARLAAEESFGVAFGDDVLLGGHDLAAMRGLASNGADAVIAAQRVDHADIASFGVVDIHPGDPDRVIGIRQRPDPATVTEPLAVVSRLILRPSIFDLLVPTERARGEVDLGVAVGELARIADVRVHRITGRWVTVGEPRRYLEALQTYWQLQTEPAAHH from the coding sequence ATGAGGCGCGCGGGCTGGACGGCGGTTGTCACCGCAGCGGGGCACGCGACGCGGTTCCGGCCGTTCAGCGCGATCGTCCCGAAAGAGATGCTGCCAGTCGGGCACCGGCCCGCCGTCCACCACGTGATCGCCGAGTGTGTGGGAGCCGGAGCCGCCACCGTTGTTGTCGCGACCCGACCCGATGACCTTGTCGTGCCTGCCTACCTGGCCATGCTGCGCGAGGATGGCGTGCCGGTGGAGGCGGTCGCCGAGGACCTCGGGCACGGCTACGGCAACGGCACGCCGCTGCTCACCCTCCGGGCCAGGCTCGCCGCCGAGGAGTCGTTCGGGGTGGCATTCGGTGACGATGTGCTGCTGGGCGGACACGACCTCGCCGCGATGCGCGGTCTGGCCAGCAACGGGGCTGACGCGGTGATCGCCGCGCAACGGGTCGACCATGCCGACATCGCCTCGTTCGGGGTCGTCGACATCCACCCCGGCGACCCCGACCGCGTGATCGGCATCCGGCAACGGCCCGACCCGGCCACCGTCACCGAGCCCCTCGCGGTTGTCTCCCGGTTGATCCTGCGGCCGTCGATCTTCGACCTGCTCGTCCCGACCGAGCGCGCTCGCGGAGAAGTCGACCTCGGCGTGGCCGTCGGGGAACTCGCCCGCATCGCTGACGTGCGCGTCCATCGGATCACGGGACGCTGGGTCACCGTCGGTGAGCCACGCCGATACCTTGAAGCCCTCCAGACTTACTGGCAACTCCAGACCGAACCCGCCGCTCACCACTGA
- a CDS encoding helix-turn-helix transcriptional regulator, whose product MARSPRPLANRRVVVGFTQEALAEALGVDRTTIGRWERGEQQPQPWQRPDLALKLGVTLEELDGLLRHPGPELPTAPAESGTVGLSS is encoded by the coding sequence GTGGCCCGATCACCGCGCCCGCTGGCCAACCGGCGCGTCGTCGTCGGCTTCACCCAAGAGGCACTGGCCGAGGCGCTGGGCGTCGATCGCACCACGATCGGCCGCTGGGAACGCGGCGAACAGCAACCCCAACCCTGGCAACGCCCCGACCTCGCCCTCAAGCTCGGAGTCACTCTGGAAGAGCTGGACGGGCTGTTGCGGCATCCCGGCCCGGAGCTGCCGACCGCGCCTGCCGAAAGCGGAACTGTCGGTCTCAGCTCGTAA